One window of Oscillibacter hominis genomic DNA carries:
- a CDS encoding MogA/MoaB family molybdenum cofactor biosynthesis protein, with product MFTAAVLTVSDRGFRGERPDLSGPLVRSILEEAGYAVASVGLVPDEQPQIESALRKLCDSGQVQLLLTTGGTGFSPRDVTPEATAAVCERLCPGIPEAMRLASMQITPNAMLSRAQAGIRGGTLIVNLPGSPKAVRENLGAVLPALAHGLKMLCGGQADCSLP from the coding sequence ATGTTTACCGCCGCCGTGCTGACGGTCAGCGACCGGGGCTTTCGTGGCGAGCGCCCCGACCTATCCGGCCCCTTGGTCCGATCCATACTGGAGGAAGCGGGCTACGCCGTGGCTTCCGTGGGCCTGGTGCCCGACGAACAGCCCCAGATCGAATCCGCCCTGCGCAAGCTCTGCGACAGCGGCCAGGTACAGCTGCTGCTCACCACCGGCGGCACCGGCTTTTCGCCCCGGGACGTGACTCCCGAGGCCACCGCGGCCGTGTGCGAAAGGCTGTGCCCCGGCATCCCGGAGGCCATGCGCCTTGCCTCCATGCAGATCACTCCCAACGCCATGCTGTCCCGGGCCCAGGCGGGCATCCGGGGCGGCACGCTGATCGTCAATCTGCCCGGCAGCCCCAAGGCCGTCCGGGAAAACTTAGGCGCTGTGCTGCCCGCCCTGGCCCACGGGCTCAAGATGCTCTGCGGCGGCCAGGCGGACTGCAGCCTTCCCTGA
- the modB gene encoding molybdate ABC transporter permease subunit — MDWFPLYNSLRIAALSTAVVFLLGLSSAYYIARLPRLVKGTLDVLLTLPLVLPPTVVGWLLLLLLGPRRPFGAWVLETFGTRLVMTWWSAVFATVAVSFPLMYRTARGAFEGFDTTLSDAGRTLGLSNTYIFWRIRMPCCRQGILAGMVLAFARALGEYGATSMIAGYTPGRTATISTTVYQFWRTNDDASALRWVLVNIAISAVFLLAINLLESRDRQGRKGGR; from the coding sequence TTGGACTGGTTTCCACTTTATAACTCGCTGCGGATTGCCGCCCTCTCCACGGCGGTGGTTTTTCTCTTAGGGCTATCTTCCGCCTACTACATCGCAAGGCTCCCCCGGCTGGTGAAGGGCACGCTGGACGTGCTTCTCACGCTGCCCCTGGTGCTGCCGCCCACGGTGGTGGGCTGGCTGCTGCTGTTGCTGTTAGGGCCCCGGCGGCCGTTCGGTGCCTGGGTGCTGGAAACCTTCGGCACCAGGCTGGTGATGACCTGGTGGTCCGCCGTCTTTGCCACGGTGGCGGTCTCCTTTCCGCTGATGTACCGCACTGCCCGGGGCGCTTTCGAGGGCTTCGACACCACCCTCTCCGACGCCGGGCGGACGCTGGGCCTCTCCAACACCTATATCTTCTGGCGCATCCGGATGCCCTGCTGCCGCCAGGGCATCCTGGCGGGCATGGTGCTGGCCTTTGCCCGGGCGTTGGGGGAATACGGCGCCACCTCCATGATCGCCGGCTACACCCCGGGCCGCACCGCCACCATCTCCACCACCGTCTATCAGTTCTGGCGCACCAACGACGATGCCTCGGCCCTGCGCTGGGTGCTGGTGAATATCGCCATCTCCGCCGTGTTCCTGCTGGCCATCAACCTGCTGGAGTCCCGGGACCGGCAGGGCCGGAAGGGAGGGCGGTGA
- the modA gene encoding molybdate ABC transporter substrate-binding protein, protein MKKRILLLLVLSLVLSLAACGGGAAGSSGSAGASSQPEEVKLTIFAAASLTETLDQIIQLYREEAPNVTILTNYDSSGTLLKQIREGADCDLFLSASPAQMNALDGSLQNDAEKNPDGLDLIDPSTRIDLLENKVTLTVPEGNPKGIESFDELPELLKSGDILLAMGNSDVPVGQYTLKLFDYYGLDEAALNSAQVLTYGSNVKEVTTQVAENAVDCGIIYATDAFSAGLEVVDEATPEMCGQVVYPAAVLKGSSHSDAAKAFLDYLQAEPCAQVFEHVGFTMMQ, encoded by the coding sequence ATGAAAAAGCGGATATTACTGCTCCTTGTCCTGTCCCTTGTCCTCTCTCTTGCCGCATGCGGCGGAGGGGCCGCCGGCTCCTCCGGAAGCGCCGGTGCCTCCTCCCAACCCGAGGAGGTGAAACTCACCATATTTGCCGCAGCCTCCCTGACTGAAACCCTTGACCAGATCATCCAGCTCTACAGGGAGGAGGCGCCCAACGTCACCATCCTCACCAATTACGACTCCTCCGGCACGCTGCTCAAGCAGATCAGGGAGGGGGCCGACTGCGACCTCTTCCTCTCCGCCTCCCCCGCCCAGATGAATGCGTTAGACGGCTCCTTGCAGAATGACGCGGAGAAGAATCCCGACGGCCTGGACTTGATCGACCCGTCCACCCGCATTGACCTTCTGGAAAACAAGGTGACCCTAACCGTGCCCGAGGGCAACCCCAAGGGCATTGAGAGCTTTGATGAGCTGCCGGAGCTGCTCAAAAGCGGAGACATCCTGCTGGCCATGGGCAACAGCGACGTGCCGGTGGGCCAGTACACGCTGAAACTCTTTGATTACTACGGCCTGGACGAGGCCGCCCTGAACAGCGCCCAGGTGCTGACCTACGGCTCCAACGTGAAGGAGGTCACCACCCAGGTGGCGGAGAACGCCGTGGACTGCGGCATCATCTATGCCACCGACGCCTTTTCCGCCGGCCTGGAGGTGGTGGACGAGGCCACGCCGGAGATGTGCGGCCAGGTGGTCTATCCCGCGGCCGTGCTGAAGGGCAGCTCCCACAGCGATGCGGCAAAAGCGTTTTTGGACTACCTGCAGGCCGAACCCTGCGCCCAGGTCTTCGAACACGTGGGTTTTACAATGATGCAGTAA
- the gltS gene encoding sodium/glutamate symporter — MLTVELNLFQGLAIAALVYTLGSFLIRKVPLLGKYCIPAPVVGGLIYALLHLLLRNTGVLEVVFDSTLQDFFMTIFFTSVGFTASFRLLKRGGKQVFIFLGIAIVMVVLQNLLGVGLATAFDLDSRLGLCMGSIPMVGGHGTAGSMGDMLDKMGVVGAKTVAIASATYGLLSGSMLGGPLARRRIAQNNLHSTAADIESAGDLPEVEGVGVDTRHAALTSTQKFTAAAIFLGIASGAGTLISGFLDQFMTFPSYIGAMLAAAILRNIWDATGGYMPHEEISITGSVCLSLFLSFALMGLRLWELAELALPMIVILLAQTVLMAIYAYFVVFNLLGRDYESSVMTTAFCGFGMGATANAMANMQAVTDKYGPAPQAYFVVPLVGSLFIDFFNVSIITIFLNLLG; from the coding sequence TTGCTCACTGTTGAATTGAACCTGTTCCAGGGACTGGCCATCGCCGCGCTGGTCTACACCCTTGGCAGCTTTCTCATCCGGAAAGTCCCCCTGCTGGGCAAATACTGCATCCCCGCCCCGGTGGTGGGCGGCCTGATCTATGCGCTGCTCCACCTGCTGCTGCGCAACACCGGCGTGTTAGAGGTCGTATTTGACTCCACGCTTCAGGATTTCTTTATGACCATTTTCTTCACCAGCGTGGGCTTCACCGCCTCATTCCGCCTGCTCAAACGGGGCGGCAAACAGGTCTTCATCTTCCTGGGCATCGCCATTGTGATGGTGGTGCTTCAAAACCTTTTGGGCGTGGGGCTGGCCACGGCCTTCGACCTGGACTCCCGGCTGGGGCTGTGCATGGGCTCCATCCCCATGGTGGGCGGCCACGGCACCGCCGGTTCCATGGGCGACATGCTGGATAAAATGGGCGTCGTGGGTGCCAAGACGGTGGCCATTGCTTCCGCCACCTACGGACTGCTCTCAGGCAGCATGCTGGGCGGCCCTCTGGCCCGGCGCCGCATTGCCCAGAACAATCTCCACTCCACCGCTGCGGACATCGAATCCGCCGGGGACCTGCCTGAAGTGGAGGGCGTGGGTGTGGACACCCGCCACGCCGCCCTCACCTCTACCCAAAAGTTCACCGCGGCCGCCATTTTCCTGGGGATCGCCTCCGGCGCAGGCACCCTGATCTCCGGCTTTTTGGATCAGTTCATGACCTTCCCCTCCTACATCGGTGCCATGCTGGCCGCCGCCATCCTGCGAAACATTTGGGACGCGACCGGCGGCTACATGCCCCATGAGGAAATCTCCATCACCGGCAGCGTATGCCTCTCCCTGTTCCTGTCCTTTGCTCTCATGGGGCTGCGGCTTTGGGAACTGGCGGAGCTGGCGCTGCCCATGATCGTCATTCTGCTGGCCCAGACCGTGCTCATGGCCATCTATGCCTACTTTGTGGTCTTTAACCTGCTGGGACGGGACTATGAATCCTCCGTGATGACCACCGCCTTCTGCGGCTTTGGCATGGGCGCCACGGCCAATGCCATGGCCAATATGCAGGCGGTCACGGACAAGTACGGCCCTGCTCCCCAGGCTTACTTTGTGGTTCCCCTGGTGGGCAGCCTGTTTATCGACTTTTTCAATGTAAGCATCATCACCATCTTCCTGAACCTCTTGGGATAA
- the moaA gene encoding GTP 3',8-cyclase MoaA produces MKDGHMRDIRYLRLSVTDLCNYRCQYCMAPEGVEKRPHSEILSVEECVEIGDAAVACGIRKIRLTGGEPLVRRGIVDICQGLSELNGLEELCLTTNGSLLPQLAGPLRRAGADRLNLSLDTLRPQRFQEITRLGSLGQVLDGIQAAEEAGFSRLKLNVVLMGGVNDDEIPDFIELTRTHPWEVRFIELMPMGPCAGWERSRFLSADEVLRRFSGLVPLKDSGVARRFQVPGWAGTVGLIEPMSHRFCSSCDRIRITADGRLKACLHSRQELKLRGLHGEALREAIRRGIASKPERHHLTEDGSETPRCMNEIGG; encoded by the coding sequence ATGAAGGACGGACATATGCGGGACATCCGGTATCTCAGGCTGTCGGTGACAGACCTGTGCAACTACCGCTGCCAGTACTGCATGGCTCCGGAAGGCGTGGAAAAGCGGCCTCACAGCGAAATCCTCTCCGTGGAGGAATGCGTGGAGATCGGCGATGCCGCAGTCGCCTGCGGCATCCGGAAAATCCGCCTCACCGGCGGCGAGCCCCTTGTGAGGCGCGGGATTGTGGACATCTGCCAGGGGCTCTCAGAGCTGAACGGCCTGGAGGAGCTGTGCCTGACCACCAATGGGAGCCTCCTCCCCCAGCTGGCAGGGCCTTTGCGCCGCGCGGGCGCGGACCGGCTGAACCTCTCGCTGGACACCCTGCGGCCCCAGCGGTTTCAGGAGATTACCCGCCTGGGCTCCCTTGGACAGGTGCTGGATGGGATTCAGGCCGCGGAGGAGGCTGGGTTTTCCCGCCTGAAGCTGAACGTGGTGCTGATGGGCGGCGTCAACGACGATGAAATCCCCGACTTCATTGAGCTGACCCGCACCCATCCCTGGGAGGTCCGGTTCATCGAGCTGATGCCCATGGGCCCCTGCGCCGGCTGGGAGCGCTCCCGTTTCCTCTCCGCCGACGAGGTGCTGCGCCGTTTCAGCGGCCTGGTCCCGCTGAAGGACTCAGGGGTGGCCCGGCGGTTCCAGGTGCCCGGCTGGGCCGGTACGGTGGGCCTCATCGAGCCCATGAGCCACCGGTTCTGCAGCAGCTGTGACCGCATCCGCATCACCGCCGACGGGAGGCTGAAGGCCTGCCTCCACTCCCGGCAGGAGCTCAAACTGCGGGGGCTTCACGGCGAGGCACTCCGCGAGGCCATCCGCCGGGGCATTGCCTCCAAGCCGGAGCGCCATCACCTGACGGAGGACGGCAGCGAAACGCCCCGATGCATGAATGAGATTGGAGGATAG
- a CDS encoding sulfate/molybdate ABC transporter ATP-binding protein: MLSVDIQKRLGDFQLQARFETGDSPLALLGASGCGKSVTLRCIAGILRPDQGKIVLNGRTLFDSARHIDLPPQRRKVGYLFQQYALFPNMTVRQNIAVAAEKGRRAERAAELLRRFHLEDVAEHRPRQISGGQQQRTALARILASEPEAILLDEPLSALDLYLRRQLEEELRCALDAFCAPSVWVTHDQGEACRSCRQVCIMESGTASGVRSMEDLFADPISVSAARLSGCENLVGAVPRGTEVQIPLWGISLRCAAPAAQETTALGLRMQHLRLSREGMENAFACRVVQSAPEAFSDLLTLRPLSAAPEGPMLHMEAEKGLLSAGDLLWVSIAPEHVLTLR, from the coding sequence ATGCTGAGCGTAGACATCCAAAAGCGCCTGGGGGATTTCCAGCTCCAGGCCCGGTTTGAAACCGGGGACTCGCCGCTTGCCCTGCTGGGCGCGTCGGGCTGCGGCAAAAGCGTCACGCTGCGCTGCATCGCCGGAATCCTCCGGCCGGACCAGGGGAAGATCGTTCTGAACGGCAGAACCCTTTTTGACAGCGCCAGACACATCGATCTCCCGCCTCAGAGGCGGAAGGTGGGATATCTCTTTCAGCAGTACGCCCTCTTCCCCAACATGACGGTGCGGCAGAACATCGCCGTGGCCGCAGAGAAGGGCCGGCGGGCAGAGCGGGCGGCGGAGCTGCTGCGCCGCTTCCACCTTGAGGACGTGGCGGAGCACCGGCCCCGCCAGATCTCCGGCGGCCAGCAGCAGCGCACGGCCCTGGCCCGCATCCTGGCCTCGGAGCCGGAGGCCATTTTGCTGGACGAACCCCTCTCCGCCCTGGACCTCTACCTCCGCCGTCAGCTGGAGGAGGAGCTACGCTGCGCCCTGGACGCCTTTTGCGCCCCTTCGGTCTGGGTGACCCACGACCAGGGGGAGGCCTGCCGCAGCTGCCGCCAGGTCTGCATCATGGAGTCGGGAACCGCCTCCGGCGTACGGTCCATGGAGGATTTATTTGCCGACCCCATCTCCGTCTCCGCCGCCCGGCTCTCCGGCTGCGAAAACCTGGTGGGGGCCGTCCCACGGGGGACGGAGGTTCAAATCCCCCTGTGGGGCATCTCCCTGCGCTGTGCCGCGCCGGCAGCGCAGGAGACAACCGCCCTGGGGCTGCGGATGCAGCATCTGCGCCTGTCCCGGGAAGGCATGGAAAACGCCTTTGCCTGCCGGGTGGTGCAGTCGGCCCCGGAGGCCTTTTCCGATCTTTTGACCCTGCGTCCCCTCTCCGCGGCGCCGGAGGGCCCGATGCTGCACATGGAGGCGGAAAAAGGCCTCTTATCCGCCGGGGACCTTCTCTGGGTCTCCATCGCCCCGGAGCACGTGCTCACACTTCGATGA
- the moaC gene encoding cyclic pyranopterin monophosphate synthase MoaC, with product MSDLTHFNGQGRSRMVDVTGKEVTHRTASAAGAVAVSPEVLERIRSGTVKKGDVLAVAQVAGIMAAKRCWELIPMCHPLALTGVDLSFSLEESPCRVVIRSDVSCDGVTGVEMEALTAVSAAALTIYDMCKAMQKDMVIGPIRLLRKAGGKSGDYCAQEEE from the coding sequence ATGTCAGACTTGACTCATTTCAACGGCCAGGGCCGCTCCCGAATGGTGGATGTGACCGGCAAGGAGGTCACCCACCGGACCGCATCCGCCGCCGGAGCGGTGGCGGTCAGCCCGGAGGTGCTGGAGCGCATCCGCTCCGGCACGGTGAAAAAGGGCGATGTACTGGCCGTGGCCCAGGTGGCGGGGATCATGGCCGCCAAGCGCTGCTGGGAGCTGATCCCCATGTGCCACCCCCTTGCCCTCACCGGCGTGGATTTGTCCTTTTCACTGGAGGAATCCCCCTGCCGGGTGGTGATCCGCTCCGACGTCTCCTGCGATGGCGTCACCGGCGTGGAGATGGAGGCGCTGACCGCGGTCTCGGCGGCCGCGCTGACGATTTATGATATGTGCAAGGCTATGCAGAAAGACATGGTCATCGGTCCCATCCGCCTGCTGCGCAAGGCCGGGGGCAAAAGCGGGGACTACTGCGCACAGGAGGAGGAATGA
- a CDS encoding MOSC domain-containing protein, protein MAQVVSVNISLRKGEQKHPVPEIQLKLRHGIVGDAHAGDWHRQISLLTEESVDTMRRPGLDLAPGAFAENINTRGICLKTLPVGTCLRIGETVVEVTQIGKECHGDCAIKKAAGKCVMPTEGIFAIVRREGTVRPGDIIERLEDGYETD, encoded by the coding sequence ATGGCCCAGGTGGTTTCCGTCAACATCAGCCTTCGCAAGGGGGAGCAGAAGCACCCGGTCCCCGAAATTCAGCTGAAGCTGCGCCACGGCATTGTGGGCGACGCCCACGCCGGAGACTGGCACCGGCAGATCAGCCTCCTAACGGAGGAGAGCGTGGACACCATGCGCCGCCCGGGCCTGGACCTGGCCCCGGGCGCCTTTGCCGAGAACATCAACACCAGGGGCATCTGCCTCAAGACCCTGCCGGTGGGCACCTGCCTGCGCATTGGGGAGACGGTGGTGGAGGTGACCCAGATCGGCAAGGAGTGCCACGGCGACTGTGCCATCAAGAAGGCGGCGGGAAAATGCGTCATGCCCACGGAGGGCATCTTTGCCATCGTCCGCCGGGAGGGCACGGTCCGCCCCGGCGACATCATCGAGCGGTTGGAGGACGGATATGAAACGGATTGA
- a CDS encoding glycosyltransferase family 2 protein produces MLRFVRHLNESIIFFLGIVYAYQAVYTLIGLWLRRRKEARPQARLHKYAAVVSARNEENVIGDLIASLKAQHYPSELLDIYIVADNCTDRTAEVAEAAGAIVYRRSNRTEVGKGYALDWFFARLCRERRDYDGYFVFDADNLVDPDFVVEMNRTFDSGKYDALTSYRNSKNFGSCWISAGYSIWFLREARFLNAVRCALGLNCAISGTGFLVSDRLIRENKGWPFHLLTEDIQFSVDCAARGLRIGYCGRAMVYDEQPVTMRQSWDQRLRWSKGFYQVDAKYGWALLRGIFYGGRRGFSCYDMLMTIAPAMLLNVGLILFNGVIVAASLSLPHFLTRWVIQEVVHTVVFLLGNFYLGMLLCGGLTVLSEWNAIKAKPVQKIVYLFTFPLFMLTYVPISLVALVRRVEWKPIRHNAAKKAGKTV; encoded by the coding sequence ATGCTGCGTTTCGTAAGACACCTGAATGAGTCGATCATTTTCTTTTTGGGGATTGTCTACGCCTATCAGGCCGTGTATACCCTGATCGGCCTGTGGCTGCGCCGGCGAAAAGAGGCCCGCCCCCAGGCAAGGCTCCATAAATACGCGGCGGTGGTCTCCGCCCGGAACGAGGAAAATGTGATCGGCGATCTGATCGCCAGCCTGAAGGCCCAGCACTATCCATCGGAGCTGCTGGACATCTACATAGTGGCTGACAACTGCACAGACCGCACCGCCGAGGTGGCCGAGGCTGCCGGCGCCATCGTATACCGGCGCTCCAACCGCACGGAGGTGGGCAAGGGATATGCCCTGGACTGGTTTTTTGCCCGGCTGTGCCGGGAGCGGCGGGACTACGACGGCTACTTTGTCTTTGACGCCGACAATCTGGTGGACCCTGATTTTGTGGTGGAGATGAACCGCACCTTTGATTCCGGCAAATACGACGCTCTCACCAGTTACCGCAATTCCAAGAACTTCGGCAGCTGTTGGATTTCCGCCGGATACTCCATCTGGTTCTTGCGGGAGGCCCGGTTCCTCAACGCCGTCCGCTGTGCCCTTGGGCTGAACTGCGCCATCTCCGGCACCGGCTTTTTGGTCTCCGACCGCCTGATCCGGGAAAACAAGGGCTGGCCCTTCCACCTGCTGACGGAGGATATCCAGTTCTCTGTGGACTGCGCCGCCCGCGGCCTCCGGATCGGCTACTGCGGCCGCGCCATGGTCTATGATGAGCAGCCCGTCACCATGCGCCAGTCCTGGGATCAGCGGCTGCGCTGGTCCAAGGGATTTTATCAGGTGGACGCAAAGTACGGCTGGGCGCTGCTGCGGGGAATCTTTTACGGCGGGCGCCGCGGATTTTCCTGCTATGACATGCTGATGACCATTGCACCGGCCATGCTGCTCAATGTGGGCCTCATTCTCTTCAATGGAGTCATCGTCGCCGCCTCTTTATCCCTGCCCCACTTCCTGACCCGCTGGGTCATTCAGGAGGTGGTTCACACAGTGGTCTTCCTGCTGGGGAACTTCTATTTGGGCATGCTGCTGTGCGGCGGCCTCACGGTTCTCAGCGAATGGAATGCCATTAAGGCCAAGCCGGTGCAGAAGATTGTCTATCTCTTCACGTTCCCCCTCTTCATGCTGACCTATGTCCCCATCTCCCTGGTGGCCCTTGTGCGCCGGGTGGAGTGGAAGCCCATCCGTCACAATGCAGCGAAAAAAGCCGGAAAAACGGTGTAA
- a CDS encoding GDSL-type esterase/lipase family protein translates to MAGKRRHYYKRTKRWSIPAVICILLLTAVLTTLVQGSVAPADQTQHPNAEGTTPQPWAQKRAKRIVAIGKRQQSKENGSVQPETPREETPQPEEKTCVVAESAAVEDTYFSDAIFIGNSRTEGFMLYSGLKGSQSLTTVGLTVSEAFNKKTITVGGKKMTMMDALATKQFAKIYIMLGMNELGWVYPEQYQKQYGEIIDRVREINPDALIYIQSILPVSKAKDEEGTYINNERIRMYNGLLLELAEEKDVAYVNVAEAVSDEEGNLPPEASFDGEHLVPEYCKVWLSYLKTHTIEGLET, encoded by the coding sequence ATGGCGGGAAAGAGGAGACACTATTACAAAAGAACAAAACGCTGGAGCATCCCAGCTGTTATCTGCATCTTGCTTTTGACAGCGGTGCTGACCACGTTGGTGCAGGGAAGCGTGGCCCCGGCGGATCAGACACAGCATCCAAACGCCGAGGGCACCACGCCCCAGCCCTGGGCACAGAAGCGGGCCAAGCGGATTGTTGCCATTGGAAAGCGGCAGCAGTCGAAGGAGAACGGCTCCGTGCAGCCGGAGACGCCGCGGGAGGAGACACCGCAGCCGGAGGAGAAGACTTGCGTGGTGGCGGAGAGCGCGGCCGTGGAGGACACCTATTTCTCCGACGCCATTTTCATCGGAAACTCCCGCACGGAAGGGTTTATGCTTTACTCCGGGCTGAAGGGCAGCCAGTCCCTGACCACGGTGGGCCTGACGGTCAGCGAGGCGTTCAACAAGAAGACCATCACCGTGGGCGGGAAAAAGATGACGATGATGGACGCGCTGGCCACCAAGCAGTTTGCCAAAATCTACATCATGCTGGGCATGAATGAATTGGGCTGGGTCTATCCGGAGCAGTATCAGAAGCAGTACGGCGAGATCATCGACCGCGTCCGGGAAATCAACCCCGATGCGCTGATCTATATCCAGTCCATCCTGCCGGTGAGCAAGGCAAAGGACGAGGAAGGCACCTATATCAACAACGAGCGGATCCGCATGTACAACGGCCTCCTGCTGGAGCTGGCGGAGGAGAAGGACGTGGCCTACGTCAACGTGGCGGAGGCGGTGTCCGACGAGGAGGGAAATCTTCCTCCGGAGGCATCCTTTGACGGGGAGCACTTGGTGCCAGAGTACTGTAAGGTCTGGCTCTCCTATTTAAAAACACATACGATTGAGGGATTGGAAACATGA
- a CDS encoding molybdopterin-binding protein, translating to MKRIETSKAVGHVLCHDLTQIIPGQYKDARFRKGHVVTEEDIPVLLSMGKEHLYVWEMTPGMVHENDAAERLAALCRGEGMIPSEVKEGKIELTAAYDGLFRVDERRLNDVNSVEEIMVATRHGNTPVRRGDKLCGTRVIPLVIAEETLRAAEAAAGGTPLLELLPYKLKRAAVVTTGSEVKKGLIEDRFTPVVVEKLRAYGIETVAQVNSGDGVDQVAGAIAEMRSLDIDLLLCTGGMSVDPDDNTPGAIRASGARIVTYGAPVLPGAMFLLGYYDDGLPVMGLPGCVMYAGATVFDLILPRVAAGVSVTRADIVALGNGGLCLGCKPCRWPNCPFGK from the coding sequence ATGAAACGGATTGAAACCAGCAAGGCCGTGGGCCACGTCCTGTGCCATGACCTGACCCAGATCATCCCCGGCCAATACAAGGATGCCCGGTTCCGCAAGGGCCACGTGGTGACAGAGGAGGACATCCCCGTGCTCCTCTCCATGGGCAAGGAGCATCTGTACGTCTGGGAGATGACGCCGGGCATGGTCCACGAAAACGACGCGGCGGAGCGCCTGGCCGCCCTGTGCCGCGGGGAGGGCATGATCCCCTCGGAGGTGAAGGAGGGCAAGATCGAGCTCACCGCCGCGTACGACGGCCTCTTCCGGGTGGATGAACGAAGGCTGAATGATGTCAACAGCGTGGAGGAAATCATGGTGGCCACCCGTCACGGCAACACGCCAGTCCGCAGGGGCGACAAGCTCTGCGGCACCCGGGTGATCCCCCTGGTGATTGCTGAGGAAACACTCCGCGCCGCCGAGGCGGCCGCGGGCGGCACCCCTTTGCTGGAGCTGCTGCCCTACAAGCTGAAGCGGGCCGCTGTGGTCACCACTGGCAGCGAGGTGAAAAAGGGCCTGATTGAGGACCGGTTCACCCCCGTGGTGGTGGAAAAGCTCAGGGCCTACGGCATCGAAACCGTGGCCCAAGTCAACTCCGGCGACGGGGTGGACCAGGTGGCCGGGGCCATCGCCGAGATGCGCTCACTGGACATCGACCTGCTGCTTTGCACCGGCGGCATGAGCGTGGACCCGGACGACAACACGCCGGGCGCCATCCGCGCCTCCGGCGCACGGATCGTCACCTACGGCGCGCCGGTGCTGCCGGGCGCCATGTTCCTGCTGGGCTATTACGACGACGGCCTTCCGGTGATGGGCCTGCCCGGCTGCGTCATGTATGCCGGCGCCACGGTCTTTGACCTGATCCTGCCCCGGGTGGCGGCGGGCGTCAGCGTGACCCGGGCGGACATCGTAGCCCTGGGCAACGGAGGGCTGTGCCTGGGCTGCAAGCCCTGCCGCTGGCCCAACTGCCCCTTCGGCAAATGA
- a CDS encoding prepilin-type N-terminal cleavage/methylation domain-containing protein, with product MEVSHRFWRKRDGRAGFTLMEMLIVVAIIAVLAAIAIPTFASRSDQAKEAVCQTNRQTLLGQLRYAQVIDGLTQEQADGIRDSLGAICPAGGTVTVEVGDTIRVSCSIHGGGSGGESAVSQGLIQDFRDFILNPEGVPSNEINRNDSLRTHFYEANGNKWPTLTVDGVEYQIEPYYSEAGKNAEDRLDYIWLFARQKTDGVVNGRWSVPLLYNPVDGIWYRSYGYDGKRPADASITFSSVEALDNAVKTTLCGNGSALKWRPVDSYTESN from the coding sequence ATGGAGGTATCCCATCGGTTTTGGAGAAAGCGTGATGGCAGGGCCGGCTTTACCCTGATGGAAATGTTGATCGTTGTGGCCATTATTGCCGTTTTGGCAGCCATTGCCATCCCCACATTTGCCTCCCGGTCCGACCAGGCCAAGGAGGCCGTCTGTCAGACCAACCGCCAGACCCTGCTGGGCCAGCTGCGGTATGCCCAGGTGATCGACGGCCTGACCCAGGAGCAGGCGGACGGAATCAGGGACTCCCTTGGGGCCATCTGTCCGGCCGGCGGTACGGTCACCGTGGAGGTGGGAGACACAATCCGCGTCAGCTGCTCCATCCACGGCGGCGGCAGCGGTGGGGAAAGTGCGGTGAGCCAGGGGCTCATTCAGGACTTCCGGGACTTCATTCTGAACCCCGAGGGCGTCCCCTCCAATGAGATCAACCGCAACGACTCCCTGCGCACCCATTTTTATGAGGCCAACGGGAACAAGTGGCCCACGCTGACGGTGGATGGGGTGGAGTATCAGATCGAGCCCTATTACTCCGAGGCCGGAAAGAACGCGGAGGACCGCCTTGACTACATCTGGCTCTTTGCCCGTCAAAAGACGGATGGCGTCGTCAACGGCCGCTGGAGCGTGCCGCTGCTCTACAATCCCGTGGATGGGATCTGGTACCGCTCCTACGGCTATGACGGCAAGCGCCCGGCGGATGCCTCCATCACCTTCTCCAGTGTGGAAGCGCTGGACAATGCGGTCAAAACCACCCTCTGCGGCAATGGCTCCGCCCTCAAGTGGCGGCCGGTGGACTCCTATACGGAAAGCAACTGA